A genome region from Rhodopseudomonas boonkerdii includes the following:
- the carB gene encoding carbamoyl-phosphate synthase large subunit, with translation MPKRTDISTILIIGAGPIVIGQACEFDYSGTQAVKALKEEGYRVVLVNSNPATIMTDPDLADATYIEPITPEIVAKIIEKERHVIPGGFALLPTMGGQTALNCALSLRKQGTLDKFDVEMIGATAEAIDKAEDRQLFREAMTKIGLETPKSRLANASDLKKQYRDQYLAEKAKLSGEALAEHERQWDLHEADRRKRYQEHALGQALMALSEIGLPAIIRPSFTMGGTGGGIAYNREEFLDIIERGLDASPTNEVLIEESVLGWKEYEMEVVRDKKDNCIIICSIENLDPMGVHTGDSITVAPALTLTDKEYQIMRDASLAVLREIGVETGGSNVQFGVNPADGRIVVIEMNPRVSRSSALASKATGFPIAKVAAKLAIGYTLDEIANDITGGATPASFEPTIDYVVTKIPRFAFEKFPGASRTLTTSMKSVGEVMAIGRTFQESLQKALRGLETGLTGLDEIEIEDLGRGDDKNAIRAALGTPTPDRILQVGQAMRLGWTDEEIFNSCKIDPWFLAQMRGIVEAEAKVKAHGLPTHAFGMRSLKAMGFSDARLAVLAGKTDAEVKALRRSLNVRPVFKRIDTCAAEFASPTAYMYSTYESSFAGNFADESQPSDRNKVIILGGGPNRIGQGIEFDYCCCHACFALADAGYETIMVNCNPETVSTDYDTADRLYFEPLTAEDVLEIIDTERQNGKLHGVIVQFGGQTPLKLARALEAADVPILGTSPEAIDLAEDRDRFKRILDKLKLKQPKNGIAYSVEQARLVAADLGLPLVVRPSYVLGGRAMQIIREESQLGDYLLGTLPELVPADVKARYPNDKTGQINTVLGTNPLLFDRYLSDAIEVDVDCLSDGKDTFVVGIMEHIEEAGIHSGDSACSLPPHSLDEAMIAELERQTRELALGLDVIGLMNVQFAVKDGDIYVLEVNPRASRTVPFVAKVMGMPVAKIAARIMAGEKLADFKLTKRKLQHVGVKESVFPFARFPGVDTVLGPEMRSTGEVMGIDSSFEIAFAKSQLGGGTRVPRKGTVFVSVREDDKTRILDAVKLLASSGFKVVATSGTQRFLVDNGVAAEKINKVLEGRPHIVDAITNGEIQLVLNTTDGPQALADSRSLRRAALLHKVPYYTTLSGAVAAAQGVRANMGGDLEVRTLQSYFSEA, from the coding sequence ATGCCAAAACGTACCGACATATCCACCATCCTGATCATCGGCGCCGGTCCCATTGTGATCGGCCAAGCCTGCGAGTTCGATTACTCCGGCACGCAAGCTGTCAAGGCTTTGAAGGAAGAGGGCTATCGCGTCGTTCTCGTGAATTCCAATCCGGCTACGATCATGACCGATCCGGATCTCGCGGACGCGACTTATATCGAGCCAATCACGCCCGAGATTGTCGCCAAGATCATCGAGAAGGAGCGCCATGTCATTCCGGGCGGCTTCGCGCTGTTGCCGACCATGGGCGGCCAGACGGCGCTAAACTGCGCCCTCTCGCTGCGCAAGCAGGGCACACTGGATAAATTTGACGTCGAGATGATCGGCGCCACTGCGGAAGCCATCGACAAGGCGGAAGACCGCCAGCTGTTCCGCGAGGCCATGACCAAGATCGGACTGGAGACACCGAAGTCCCGCCTGGCCAATGCGTCGGACCTCAAGAAGCAGTATCGCGACCAGTATCTTGCCGAAAAGGCAAAGCTCTCCGGCGAAGCCCTTGCCGAGCATGAGCGCCAGTGGGATCTCCACGAAGCTGACCGCCGCAAGCGCTATCAGGAGCATGCCCTCGGTCAGGCGTTGATGGCACTGTCCGAGATCGGCCTGCCGGCGATTATCCGCCCGTCCTTCACCATGGGCGGCACCGGCGGCGGTATTGCCTATAACCGTGAAGAGTTTTTGGACATCATCGAGCGCGGTCTCGATGCGTCTCCGACCAACGAAGTGCTGATCGAAGAGTCTGTGCTCGGCTGGAAAGAGTACGAGATGGAAGTCGTCCGCGATAAAAAGGACAACTGCATCATCATCTGCTCGATCGAGAACCTCGATCCGATGGGCGTCCATACCGGCGACTCCATTACCGTCGCACCGGCGCTGACGCTGACCGACAAGGAATATCAGATCATGCGCGACGCCTCGCTGGCGGTGCTGCGCGAGATCGGCGTCGAGACCGGCGGCTCCAACGTGCAGTTCGGCGTCAATCCTGCCGACGGCCGCATTGTCGTGATCGAAATGAATCCGCGCGTATCGCGCTCGTCGGCACTGGCCTCGAAGGCCACCGGCTTCCCGATCGCCAAGGTCGCAGCGAAACTCGCAATCGGCTACACCCTTGATGAAATCGCCAACGACATCACCGGCGGCGCAACCCCGGCTTCGTTCGAGCCGACCATCGACTATGTCGTCACTAAGATTCCGCGTTTCGCCTTCGAAAAGTTCCCGGGCGCCTCGCGTACGCTGACCACCTCGATGAAGTCGGTTGGCGAAGTGATGGCCATCGGCCGTACCTTCCAGGAATCCCTGCAAAAGGCGCTGCGCGGTCTCGAGACCGGCCTTACCGGCCTCGACGAGATCGAGATCGAGGATCTTGGCCGGGGCGACGACAAGAACGCCATCCGCGCCGCCCTGGGCACGCCAACGCCGGATCGCATTCTGCAGGTCGGTCAAGCCATGCGCCTCGGCTGGACCGATGAAGAAATCTTCAACTCCTGCAAGATCGATCCGTGGTTCCTCGCTCAGATGCGTGGCATCGTGGAAGCGGAAGCCAAGGTGAAGGCTCACGGCCTGCCAACCCACGCCTTCGGCATGCGTTCGCTGAAGGCCATGGGCTTCTCCGATGCCCGCCTCGCGGTGCTCGCCGGCAAGACCGACGCGGAAGTGAAGGCGCTGCGCCGCTCACTCAATGTGCGTCCGGTGTTCAAGCGCATCGACACCTGCGCCGCGGAATTCGCCTCGCCGACCGCTTACATGTACTCGACCTATGAGTCGTCTTTCGCCGGCAATTTCGCCGATGAGAGCCAGCCGTCGGATCGTAACAAGGTCATCATCCTTGGCGGCGGTCCGAACCGGATCGGCCAGGGCATCGAGTTCGATTATTGTTGCTGCCATGCCTGTTTCGCGCTGGCGGATGCCGGCTATGAGACGATCATGGTCAACTGCAATCCGGAGACCGTGTCGACCGACTACGACACCGCGGATCGCCTCTATTTCGAACCGCTGACCGCCGAAGACGTGCTCGAAATCATCGATACCGAGCGGCAAAATGGCAAACTGCATGGCGTGATCGTGCAGTTCGGCGGCCAGACTCCGCTGAAGCTCGCGCGCGCGCTGGAAGCCGCCGATGTACCGATCCTCGGCACCTCGCCGGAGGCCATCGACCTCGCCGAAGACCGCGACCGATTCAAGCGCATCCTCGATAAGCTGAAACTCAAACAGCCGAAGAATGGCATCGCCTATTCGGTCGAGCAGGCACGTCTCGTCGCTGCCGATCTCGGCCTGCCGCTCGTTGTGCGCCCCTCTTACGTTCTCGGCGGCCGCGCGATGCAGATCATCCGCGAGGAAAGCCAGCTCGGCGACTATCTGCTCGGTACCCTCCCCGAGCTGGTGCCCGCCGACGTCAAGGCGCGCTATCCGAACGACAAGACCGGTCAGATCAACACAGTGCTCGGCACCAATCCGCTGCTTTTCGACCGCTATCTCTCCGACGCCATCGAAGTTGACGTGGACTGCCTCTCGGACGGCAAGGACACATTCGTCGTCGGCATCATGGAGCATATCGAAGAGGCCGGCATTCACTCCGGCGACTCCGCCTGCTCGCTGCCGCCGCATTCGCTCGATGAAGCAATGATCGCAGAGCTCGAACGTCAGACCCGCGAACTCGCGCTGGGTCTGGACGTGATCGGTCTGATGAACGTGCAATTCGCGGTCAAAGACGGCGACATCTATGTGCTCGAAGTCAATCCACGTGCCTCTCGCACTGTGCCCTTCGTCGCCAAGGTGATGGGCATGCCCGTCGCCAAGATCGCCGCACGCATCATGGCCGGCGAGAAGCTCGCCGACTTCAAATTGACGAAGCGCAAGCTACAGCATGTCGGGGTGAAGGAATCGGTCTTCCCGTTCGCGCGCTTCCCCGGCGTCGACACGGTGCTCGGTCCGGAGATGCGCTCCACCGGCGAAGTGATGGGCATCGACTCATCGTTCGAGATCGCTTTCGCCAAGAGCCAGCTCGGCGGCGGCACCCGCGTGCCGCGCAAGGGCACGGTGTTCGTCTCCGTGCGTGAGGACGACAAGACGCGCATTCTCGATGCGGTGAAGCTGCTCGCATCGAGCGGTTTCAAGGTCGTCGCCACGTCAGGCACCCAGCGCTTTCTGGTCGACAACGGCGTTGCCGCCGAAAAGATCAACAAGGTGCTGGAGGGTCGCCCGCATATCGTGGATGCCATCACCAATGGCGAGATACAGTTGGTGCTCAACACCACCGACGGTCCGCAGGCGCTGGCCGACAGCCGCTCGCTGCGGCGGGCTGCCCTCTTGCATAAAGTACCATATTACACCACACTTTCAGGGGCCGTGGCGGCTGCCCAGGGGGTCCGTGCCAATATGGGCGGCGACCTTGAGGTCCGCACATTGCAGAGTTACTTTTCCGAAGCCTGA
- a CDS encoding glycosyltransferase family 39 protein, which translates to MRFDYFAAMAARSAAAPARWRRPFLAWLDGIERGWAIPFLIVSFAAAWWLFLVIAYQSGDLHADALETWTLGREFAWGNAKHPPLMGWVAWLWTRVFPLTDWSFQLLSMTNAAAALFAVDLITRRFVRGDARAVVLMLLMLTPVYQFYAQRFNANSVLLTIWPLATYCHLRSFETRRIGWSIATGVLAALAMLGKYYSVFLIASFALATFAHPRRAAYFKSAAPWLSTLVGLVVLGPHLHWLALNDGQTLTYPLRQQGGFGFRHSLGEATMFLLGIAAALAVPAIAWTLSAGRRLGRFFSDLHALPSGLVLLFWVFVGTIVLPPITALALGTNMPSIWAAQGLFLPVILIVCGASFTLERFFVVNLAAWVAGSAIIAIVVAAPIHAIQRNGVSPNERTYYRLAALELTKRWHQATDLPLAQVSGDDGLAFATAFYSPDHPRYSRPFRFQYTWGMPRPETLGRGWVGACFASDPVCMDWLAKVSEIDSRNLRVEFDVQPTLWGRPGIPTTIAALMVLPRGSKGGTPGDLRSDAAEDFSSSSRRPVP; encoded by the coding sequence GTGCGGTTCGATTATTTCGCCGCCATGGCCGCACGTTCGGCCGCGGCGCCGGCGCGTTGGCGCCGCCCATTCTTGGCATGGCTCGACGGCATCGAAAGAGGCTGGGCGATCCCTTTTCTGATAGTCAGCTTTGCCGCGGCGTGGTGGTTGTTCCTCGTCATCGCCTATCAGAGCGGCGACCTGCATGCCGACGCGTTGGAAACCTGGACTCTTGGACGGGAATTCGCTTGGGGGAATGCCAAGCATCCCCCGCTGATGGGCTGGGTAGCCTGGCTATGGACACGGGTTTTCCCGCTCACCGACTGGTCGTTCCAGCTGCTGTCCATGACCAATGCGGCAGCAGCGCTGTTTGCAGTCGATCTGATTACGCGGCGCTTCGTGCGCGGCGATGCACGGGCCGTCGTGCTGATGCTGCTGATGCTGACGCCGGTGTATCAATTCTACGCCCAGCGTTTCAATGCCAACAGTGTGCTGCTGACGATCTGGCCGCTCGCGACGTACTGCCATCTGCGCTCGTTCGAGACCCGTAGGATCGGCTGGTCGATCGCCACGGGCGTACTGGCAGCCTTGGCCATGCTCGGCAAATATTATTCGGTATTCCTGATTGCCAGTTTCGCGCTCGCGACGTTCGCGCATCCGCGGCGCGCCGCCTATTTCAAGTCGGCGGCGCCGTGGCTCTCGACGTTGGTGGGGCTGGTTGTACTTGGCCCGCATTTGCACTGGCTGGCCCTGAATGACGGCCAGACTCTCACATATCCACTGCGGCAGCAGGGTGGTTTTGGCTTTCGCCATTCTCTTGGCGAGGCGACCATGTTCCTGCTTGGTATCGCTGCGGCGCTTGCGGTTCCAGCGATCGCCTGGACGCTTTCGGCGGGGCGTCGACTCGGGCGGTTCTTTTCGGACCTTCATGCCCTGCCGTCCGGGCTCGTTTTATTGTTCTGGGTATTTGTCGGCACAATCGTGTTGCCACCCATCACGGCGCTGGCGCTCGGCACCAATATGCCGTCGATCTGGGCTGCACAGGGTCTTTTCCTGCCGGTCATCCTCATCGTCTGCGGAGCCAGCTTCACGCTGGAGCGCTTCTTCGTCGTCAATCTCGCAGCCTGGGTGGCGGGAAGCGCGATCATTGCCATCGTCGTCGCTGCGCCGATCCACGCTATTCAGCGTAACGGGGTTAGCCCCAATGAGCGTACTTACTACCGTCTCGCTGCGCTCGAACTGACCAAGCGCTGGCATCAGGCGACAGATCTTCCGCTGGCTCAGGTGAGTGGCGATGATGGTCTGGCTTTTGCGACCGCCTTCTATAGTCCCGACCATCCACGCTACAGCCGGCCATTCCGCTTTCAATACACTTGGGGCATGCCGCGGCCTGAAACGCTTGGGCGGGGATGGGTCGGGGCCTGTTTCGCATCGGATCCGGTTTGTATGGACTGGCTGGCGAAAGTCTCGGAAATCGACAGTCGGAATCTTCGTGTCGAGTTCGATGTCCAGCCGACGTTGTGGGGCAGGCCGGGCATTCCGACCACGATTGCTGCGCTGATGGTGCTGCCGCGTGGGTCGAAGGGCGGCACGCCGGGTGATCTGCGCAGCGATGCGGCGGAAGATTTCTCCTCCAGCAGTCGCCGCCCGGTGCCCTGA
- a CDS encoding PaaI family thioesterase, which yields MIDQPSSFGVVSPAVLASMSGLDFVRKMFAGDLPQPPIMENVGPFDSSAEHGRVVFHSVPGIRHYNPIGSVHGGYAAILLDSAMGLAVHSTLPPGSGYTTLEFKISFIRGMSETTGTIRTEGKVLNVGRRAGTAEARITDNKGRLLAHATTTCLVFELPKS from the coding sequence ATGATCGACCAGCCCTCCTCCTTCGGCGTCGTCTCCCCTGCCGTGCTCGCCTCGATGTCCGGCCTCGATTTCGTGCGAAAAATGTTCGCAGGCGACCTGCCGCAGCCGCCGATCATGGAGAACGTCGGGCCGTTCGACTCGAGCGCCGAACATGGCCGTGTGGTGTTTCACAGCGTTCCCGGCATTCGGCACTACAATCCGATCGGCTCGGTGCATGGTGGCTACGCTGCGATCCTGCTGGACTCCGCGATGGGCCTTGCGGTGCATTCGACGCTGCCGCCCGGCTCCGGCTATACCACGCTGGAATTCAAGATCAGCTTCATCCGCGGCATGAGTGAAACCACAGGCACCATCCGCACCGAAGGCAAAGTGCTTAATGTCGGCCGCCGCGCCGGCACGGCGGAAGCAAGGATCACGGATAACAAAGGACGTCTGCTCGCGCACGCGACGACAACCTGTCTGGTGTTCGAGCTTCCAAAGAGCTGA
- a CDS encoding Dps family protein yields MSTKSKIAADLNTPTDLAADGVEKVTKALNGLLADAFALYLKTKNFHWHISGRHFRDYHLLLDDHADQIFATTDPLAERVRKIGGRTLHSIGEIAKVQTIKDNNEDYVPPIEMLHELMEDNKKMAAALRKAHKVCDDANDVASASLLENYIDDTERRTWFLFEASRQEGANER; encoded by the coding sequence GTGAGCACCAAATCGAAAATCGCCGCCGATCTCAACACCCCGACAGACCTTGCCGCGGATGGCGTGGAGAAAGTCACAAAAGCGCTCAATGGTCTCCTGGCCGACGCCTTCGCGCTTTATCTGAAGACGAAGAATTTCCATTGGCACATTTCGGGCCGCCATTTCCGTGACTACCATCTGCTGCTCGACGATCACGCGGACCAGATCTTCGCGACCACCGATCCGCTCGCAGAGCGCGTGCGCAAGATCGGCGGTCGCACGCTGCACTCGATCGGCGAGATCGCCAAGGTGCAGACCATCAAGGATAACAACGAAGACTACGTGCCGCCCATCGAGATGCTGCACGAGCTGATGGAAGACAACAAGAAGATGGCCGCCGCGTTGCGCAAGGCGCATAAGGTCTGCGACGACGCCAACGACGTCGCCAGCGCCAGTCTTCTGGAAAACTACATCGACGACACCGAGCGCCGCACCTGGTTCTTGTTCGAGGCCAGCCGCCAGGAAGGCGCCAACGAGAGATAA
- a CDS encoding DoxX family protein, which translates to MDQAFAKFQPLALSLLRFITGLVLLQYGIAKIFKFPVVPYFANIPPLITVAGAIELIGGALLLLGLFTRPVAFILSGQMACAYFIGHMFKGADPVFLPLLNGGTLAIALCFTCLYIATAGGGPISADAAIKKS; encoded by the coding sequence ATGGACCAAGCCTTCGCTAAATTTCAGCCACTCGCATTGAGCCTGTTGCGCTTCATCACCGGCCTCGTGCTGCTGCAATATGGCATCGCCAAGATCTTCAAATTTCCGGTCGTACCTTACTTCGCCAACATCCCGCCATTGATCACGGTGGCCGGTGCGATCGAACTCATCGGCGGCGCATTGCTGCTGCTCGGCCTGTTCACACGCCCGGTCGCCTTCATTCTCTCGGGCCAGATGGCTTGCGCCTACTTCATCGGCCATATGTTCAAGGGCGCTGATCCGGTGTTCCTGCCGCTGCTGAATGGCGGCACGCTGGCTATCGCGCTGTGCTTCACCTGCCTCTATATCGCGACCGCCGGCGGCGGTCCGATCAGCGCCGATGCGGCGATCAAGAAGAGCTGA
- a CDS encoding class I SAM-dependent methyltransferase has protein sequence MEDWIDYYDSTHTIYASKHHRDVHFELIARDIAGYILSKDATVLDYACGEALSAGKIAESCAELILAEPAPKVRSRVAARFATNPKIIVHSLDELRDLPAGSIDLAVMNSVAQYMTQHQLEEALTMVKRLLKADGQLVVGDVLPPELGMMTDVLALLRLATKHGFLWDALLSLVKTALSDYRQLRATLGLQHYSAADMIAKLEAAGYRATRAKINIGHNQARMTFVAHRIG, from the coding sequence ATGGAAGATTGGATCGATTATTACGATTCCACCCACACGATTTACGCCAGCAAACACCACCGTGACGTCCATTTCGAACTGATCGCCCGCGACATCGCCGGTTACATCCTGTCCAAGGACGCCACCGTCCTCGACTATGCCTGCGGGGAAGCATTGTCGGCCGGCAAGATCGCCGAATCCTGCGCAGAACTCATCCTGGCCGAACCGGCACCGAAGGTGCGTAGCCGGGTGGCAGCGCGCTTTGCGACCAATCCGAAGATCATCGTGCATTCGCTCGACGAGCTCCGCGATCTGCCCGCCGGCTCGATCGATCTCGCCGTCATGAATTCGGTCGCCCAGTATATGACCCAGCACCAGCTGGAAGAGGCCCTCACCATGGTGAAGCGCTTGCTCAAGGCGGACGGCCAACTTGTGGTCGGCGATGTCTTGCCGCCGGAGCTAGGGATGATGACCGACGTACTGGCGCTGCTGCGGCTCGCCACCAAACACGGCTTCCTCTGGGACGCGCTCCTCAGTCTGGTCAAAACCGCCCTGTCCGACTACCGTCAGTTAAGGGCAACGCTCGGTCTGCAGCACTACAGCGCGGCGGACATGATTGCCAAACTTGAGGCAGCAGGATACCGAGCGACGCGCGCCAAGATCAATATCGGCCACAATCAGGCCCGGATGACGTTTGTCGCGCATCGGATCGGTTGA
- the greA gene encoding transcription elongation factor GreA: protein MVEKVPMTANGFAALEVELKERQTVHRPRIIEQIAEARSHGDLSENAEYHAAKEEQSHNEGRISEIEDKLARADIIDISKLSGDTIKFGATVTLIDEDTEKKTVWQIVGEPEADAKNGRISITSPLARALIGKSKGTSVEVIAPGGSKAYEIAKVEWR, encoded by the coding sequence ATGGTTGAGAAGGTCCCGATGACCGCTAACGGTTTCGCTGCCCTCGAAGTCGAGCTGAAGGAGCGCCAGACGGTGCACCGTCCGCGCATCATCGAGCAGATCGCCGAAGCGCGCTCTCATGGCGACCTCTCCGAAAACGCCGAATATCACGCGGCGAAGGAAGAGCAGTCGCATAACGAAGGCCGCATCAGCGAGATCGAAGACAAGCTCGCACGCGCCGACATCATCGACATCAGCAAGCTCAGCGGCGACACCATCAAGTTCGGCGCTACCGTCACACTGATCGATGAGGACACCGAGAAGAAGACGGTGTGGCAGATCGTCGGCGAGCCGGAAGCCGATGCCAAGAATGGACGCATCTCGATCACGTCGCCTCTGGCGCGCGCACTGATCGGCAAGAGCAAGGGCACCTCCGTCGAGGTAATCGCCCCAGGCGGATCGAAGGCCTATGAGATTGCCAAGGTGGAGTGGCGCTAA
- a CDS encoding Lrp/AsnC family transcriptional regulator has product MSKSLDEIDLKILAEIQADGRITNVELAKRVGISPPPCLRRVRALEEAGYIQGYRGLLDPRKLGFDVTVFASVHLSSQADADLKAFEDFVRKEPLVRECWMLSGEIDFILKCVAPDMATFQVFVSQLTAAPHVRNVRTSLVLHNSKYAAAVPLELKDAE; this is encoded by the coding sequence GTGTCGAAAAGCCTAGACGAGATCGATCTCAAAATCCTCGCCGAGATTCAGGCCGACGGCCGAATCACCAATGTGGAACTGGCGAAAAGGGTCGGCATCTCGCCGCCGCCCTGCTTGCGGCGGGTCCGCGCGCTCGAGGAGGCCGGCTATATCCAGGGCTATCGGGGGTTGCTCGATCCGCGGAAGCTGGGCTTCGATGTCACGGTATTCGCCTCGGTGCATCTCTCCAGCCAAGCCGATGCCGATCTCAAGGCGTTTGAGGATTTCGTCCGCAAGGAGCCGCTGGTGCGCGAATGCTGGATGCTGTCCGGCGAGATCGATTTCATCCTGAAATGCGTGGCGCCCGACATGGCGACGTTTCAGGTCTTTGTCAGCCAGCTGACGGCAGCGCCTCATGTGCGCAATGTCAGGACATCGCTGGTGCTGCACAATTCGAAATATGCTGCAGCCGTGCCGTTGGAATTGAAGGACGCGGAGTAG
- a CDS encoding GatB/YqeY domain-containing protein, with amino-acid sequence MLRDDINAAVKEAMKAKDERKLSTLRMVNSTIKNADIDARGQGKPPLSDADLLSLLQKMIKQRQESVELYDKGGRAELAAQEREEIAVITAYLPQQMSEDETQAAIAAEISELGAAGMKDMGKVIAALKAKYAGQMDFGRASGLVKAALNG; translated from the coding sequence ATGCTGCGCGATGACATCAATGCCGCCGTCAAGGAGGCCATGAAGGCCAAGGACGAGCGTAAACTTTCCACCCTGCGTATGGTCAATTCGACCATCAAGAACGCGGATATCGATGCTCGCGGCCAGGGCAAGCCGCCGCTCAGCGATGCCGATCTGCTCAGCTTGCTGCAGAAGATGATCAAGCAGCGCCAGGAATCGGTGGAGCTTTATGACAAGGGCGGCCGCGCCGAACTCGCTGCGCAGGAGCGCGAGGAGATCGCGGTTATCACCGCCTATCTGCCGCAGCAGATGTCGGAAGATGAGACCCAGGCTGCGATTGCCGCCGAGATCTCCGAGCTCGGAGCTGCCGGAATGAAGGACATGGGTAAGGTGATCGCGGCCCTGAAGGCGAAATATGCCGGCCAGATGGATTTCGGTAGGGCGAGCGGCCTGGTGAAGGCCGCGCTGAACGGCTGA
- the carA gene encoding glutamine-hydrolyzing carbamoyl-phosphate synthase small subunit, translated as MTPTETSPAWPDHKPTALLVLADGTVLEGFGLGAEGQAVGEVCFNTAMTGYEEILTDPSYAGQLITFTFPHIGNVGTNDEDIETVNMAATPGARGVILRSAITDPSNFRASRHLDAWLKARGIIGISGIDTRALTALIRTQGMPNAVIAHARDGKFDLHGLKEEAREWPGLEGMDLVPMVTSGQRFTWDETPWEWNKGFGRQDKPEFNVVAIDYGIKRNILRLLAGEGCKVTVVPATTSADEILAMKPDGVFLSNGPGDPAETGKYAVPVIKQVIDSGLPTFGICLGHQMLGLAVGARTKKMHQGHHGANHPVKDETTGKVEITSMNHGFAVDETTLPKGAKQTHISLFDGSNCGIELEGKPVFSVQYHPEASPGPRDSHYLFKRFADLMRAQKAS; from the coding sequence ATGACCCCCACAGAAACATCCCCAGCCTGGCCGGACCACAAACCGACCGCGCTCCTCGTGCTCGCCGATGGTACCGTGCTGGAGGGCTTCGGCCTCGGCGCAGAAGGCCAGGCCGTCGGCGAAGTCTGCTTCAACACCGCCATGACCGGCTATGAAGAGATCCTCACCGATCCCTCCTATGCCGGTCAGCTCATCACCTTCACCTTCCCGCATATCGGCAATGTCGGCACCAACGACGAGGATATCGAGACGGTAAACATGGCGGCGACGCCCGGCGCGCGTGGCGTGATCCTGCGCTCGGCGATCACCGATCCGTCCAATTTCCGCGCCTCCCGGCATCTCGATGCCTGGCTCAAGGCTCGCGGTATTATCGGCATCTCCGGCATCGATACCCGTGCCCTTACTGCGCTGATCCGGACCCAGGGTATGCCGAATGCCGTCATCGCCCATGCCCGGGACGGAAAGTTCGACCTGCACGGGCTGAAGGAAGAAGCGCGCGAATGGCCCGGCCTCGAAGGCATGGACCTGGTACCCATGGTCACCTCCGGCCAGCGCTTCACCTGGGACGAGACGCCTTGGGAATGGAACAAGGGTTTTGGCCGCCAGGACAAACCAGAGTTTAATGTCGTCGCCATCGATTATGGCATCAAGCGCAATATCCTGCGCCTGCTCGCCGGCGAAGGATGTAAGGTGACGGTCGTTCCCGCCACCACCTCGGCTGACGAGATCCTGGCGATGAAGCCGGATGGCGTTTTCCTGTCCAATGGCCCGGGCGATCCTGCCGAAACCGGTAAATATGCCGTGCCGGTCATCAAGCAGGTGATCGACTCCGGACTGCCGACCTTCGGCATCTGCCTCGGTCACCAGATGCTCGGCCTTGCGGTCGGCGCCAGGACCAAAAAGATGCATCAGGGCCACCACGGTGCAAACCACCCCGTCAAGGACGAGACCACCGGCAAGGTCGAAATCACCTCGATGAATCATGGCTTCGCGGTAGATGAGACGACACTGCCCAAGGGCGCCAAACAGACCCACATCTCGCTGTTCGATGGCTCCAATTGCGGCATCGAACTCGAAGGCAAGCCGGTGTTCTCAGTGCAGTACCACCCGGAAGCATCGCCCGGCCCTCGAGATTCGCACTATTTGTTCAAGCGGTTCGCGGATCTGATGCGGGCGCAGAAGGCGTCGTAA